A region of Sugiyamaella lignohabitans strain CBS 10342 chromosome A, complete sequence DNA encodes the following proteins:
- the DSK2 gene encoding Dsk2p (Nuclear-enriched ubiquitin-like polyubiquitin-binding protein; required for spindle pole body (SPB) duplication and for transit through the G2/M phase of the cell cycle; involved in proteolysis; interacts with the proteasome; protein abundance increases in response to DNA replication stress; GO_component: GO:0005634 - nucleus [Evidence IEA,IEA]; GO_component: GO:0005634 - nucleus [Evidence IC] [PMID 8070654]; GO_function: GO:0030674 - protein binding, bridging [Evidence IMP,IPI] [PMID 11805328]; GO_process: GO:0030433 - ER-associated ubiquitin-dependent protein catabolic process [Evidence IMP] [PMID 15167887]; GO_process: GO:0030474 - spindle pole body duplication [Evidence IGI] [PMID 8070654]) → MSDTAGSSTENIDVVIKSSSDKKYTLSLPISTRIEELKAQLAQQSDIPADRQRLIFAGRVLKDNETLEFYKIKSGQTIHLVKGAAPPGSTSGTASGASTTGASATGSSPSSNSSNSTASQVPGNIAAGAGSGNLLADLTGARYAGLAQLPSASMFGPDGGMGAGANSEQLLNLMEEPGFAQHMQQALQNPAIVDLMINSNPQLRQMGPQFRQMLQSPEFVQMMSNPQTIRTMMQMERMFGGAGAGAGGAGANSFPAPGSTDNNGSTTTDSTASSDTSANAGTGAGANPFGGLFPNGQTPDVSANPFAALLNPQRHANAAAAAGGADNASTNQFNQFNPALLASLLGGNAPAPEPQDDRPPEERYESQLRQLNELGFFDFDRNVRALRRSGGNVQGAVEALLDGQV, encoded by the coding sequence ATGTCTGATACAGCTGGCAGTAGTACTGAAAATATTGACGTTGTCATCAAGTCTTCGTCCGACAAGAAATATACTCTGTCACTACCCATATCGACTAGAATTGAAGAACTCAAGGCACAACTGGCGCAACAATCAGATATCCCTGCCGATAGACAAAGACTGATCTTTGCTGGCCGGGTATTAAAAGACAATGAAACTCTTGAATTTTACAAGATCAAATCTGGCCAAACTATTCATTTGGTGAAGGGAGCTGCTCCCCCAGGTAGCACCAGCGGCACTGCATCAGGTGCTTCCACTACAGGTGCCAGCGCCACTGGATCCAGCCCCTCATCTAACAGTTCCAATTCTACAGCTTCCCAAGTTCCTGGAaatattgctgctggtgctggtagtgGCAACCTTTTGGCAGACTTGACTGGTGCAAGATATGCTGGATTGGCTCAATTGCCGTCAGCTTCCATGTTCGGCCCTGATGGTGGCATGGGTGCTGGAGCCAATTCTGAACAACTTCTTAATCTGATGGAGGAACCAGGTTTTGCTCAACACATGCAACAAGCTTTACAAAACCCAGCTATTGTCGATCTCATGATTAATTCCAACCCCCAACTAAGGCAGATGGGTCCTCAGTTTAGACAAATGCTGCAGAGCCCTGAATTTGTTCAGATGATGTCCAATCCTCAAACCATTCGTACTATGATGCAAATGGAAAGAATGtttggaggtgctggtgctggcgctGGAGGTGCAGGGGCCAATTCATTCCCAGCTCCAGGATCTACTGATAATAACGgtagtactactactgaTAGCACGGCATCGAGCGATACTAGTGCTAACGCTGGAACCGGTGCTGGAGCTAATCCTTTCGGTGGTTTGTTCCCCAATGGTCAAACCCCAGATGTCTCTGCAAATCCATTCGCTGCTCTTCTTAACCCTCAACGTCATGctaatgctgctgctgctgccggaGGTGCCGACAATGCCTCAACCAACCAATTCAATCAATTTAACCCAGCTCTTCTGGCTAGCTTATTAGGAGGAaatgctcctgctccagaACCTCAAGATGACAGACCACCAGAGGAAAGATACGAATCACAGCTTAGACAACTCAATGAGCTAGGGTTCTTCGATTTTGATCGCAACGTGCGTGCTCTTCGCCGTAGTGGTGGTAATGTGCAAGGAGCTGTTGAGGCTCTTCTCGATGGTCAAGTCTGA
- the MBP1 gene encoding transcription factor MBP1, whose product MKRQSDGWVNATHILKVANFDKPQRTRILEREVQRGTHEKIQGGYGKYQGTWVPLERARAVAEQYKVLEILEPLFAYSPSDTDPTPFAPRHTWKSRSTNGAAGRGGGVAGTPSGRADFTPITARRGASRQSSSASASNIADAGIEDTSLVDNGLKRPYRVLSSGRGGANNGGDGQGAVEGNMLAPPVKKRRGRPPSSSSASLAKRSDSGPRKFHYGIPPSTPKQNIISSKSVNSARYDGNNETLSPESSSISSRSSSPSDFMSESDIDAALTNGVDTPSARNAILASKRRTPSMITDSPQFNYNGYEQRQYTIPDRYQDSPQQSMSGAGNHSMLHSSIQPHHQNLQHQQAEHQRQMQQQHPQQGHQRNISTASTSSEMLSTMYSNRLLDYFTSIDEAEIPQFLINPPPEFKINQVIDDEGHTAFHWACSMGDLKIIEVLLQAGANISATNFAEQTPLIRSILFTNNYDRRTFPKVVDLLRDTILYVDSHKQTVLHHIASTTSSRSKLSSTRYYTEIILAKLLEIKSLQVVTDFVNLQDENGDTALHIAARNGARKCVKVLFHYNARADIVNNNGRTTQEYISEYEAQRQQLLKQADGLVQVKSNTLPGQISSNGQAAVNGYGQSNGTPSNKYMLGKPNSNRELNAAPSQFDSNYRDINGSGSGEANGNANGTVYPAIGNPHVSEVAISATQRVAPSIIEGLEELALAYDSELQEKDSDIEQVRHLLESMKREITETENAIEEIGELPGDEQVVQARLQQSNELVNQRAMHLRKLLERTQSRDLAMLVQAEEDRAGAELQTREPTLNGTATTAPSEVDPKEEVLSLASTLADLQKRRGKLVDEIVELCASAGAGEKMNDYRRLVSLSCGVKVEEIDELLDGIAQALLADGGGSDGDD is encoded by the coding sequence ATGAAGCGGCAGTCGGACGGGTGGGTTAATGCGACACATATTCTGAAAGTAGCTAATTTCGACAAACCTCAAAGAACGAGGATTCTCGAACGAGAAGTACAGAGAGGCACTCATGAAAAAATCCAGGGTGGTTATGGAAAGTATCAGGGTACCTGGGTCCCATTAGAACGAGCGCGAGCCGTGGCCGAACAGTATAAAGTTCTTGAGATTTTGGAGCCACTGTTCGCTTATTCACCTTCTGACACCGATCCAACTCCATTTGCTCCAAGACACACCTGGAAGAGCCGGTCGACAAATGGTGCGGCCGGTCGAGGAGGTGGTGTGGCAGGTACCCCAAGTGGACGAGCCGATTTCACTCCAATAACCGCCAGACGAGGAGCCAGTCGTCAAAGTAGTAGTGCAAGTGCCAGTAatattgctgatgctggtatTGAGGATACTTCGTTAGTTGATAATGGTTTAAAACGCCCATATCGTGTACTATCTTCAGGTAGAGGAGGAGCCAATAATGGAGGTGATGGTCAAGGTGCGGTAGAAGGTAACATGCTAGCACCTCCAGTGAAGAAGCGAAGAGGTCGGCCTccatcgtcgtcatcagcCTCTTTAGCTAAAAGATCTGACTCTGGACCAAGAAAGTTTCACTATGGTATCCCCCCTAGTACTCCCAAACAAAATATCATTTCATCAAAATCTGTCAACAGTGCTCGCTACGACGGTAATAACGAGACTCTTTCTCCAGAATCGTCATCAATCTCATCACGatcttcatcaccatcgGATTTTATGTCGGAGTCAGATATTGATGCAGCCCTGACGAATGGTGTTGATACTCCCAGTGCCAGAAACGCAATTTTGGCCTCAAAGCGACGGACGCCAAGTATGATTACAGATAGTCCCCAGTTTAATTATAACGGCTATGAGCAACGACAGTATACTATCCCCGATAGATATCAGGATTCGCCTCAACAGTCGATGAGTGGTGCCGGTAATCATTCCATGCTCCACTCATCCATTCAACCACACCACCAGAACttacaacatcaacaagcTGAACATCAGCGAcagatgcagcagcagcatccacaACAGGGACACCAACGAAACATTTCTACAGCATCCACTTCAAGCGAGATGCTGTCTACAATGTATAGCAACCGACTGCTTGACTATTTCACATCAATCGATGAGGCCGAAATTCCACAATTCCTTATTAACCCACCACCAGAATTTAAAATTAATCAAGTTATTGATGACGAAGGCCATACTGCGTTCCATTGGGCCTGCTCAATGGGTGACTTGAAAATCATTGAAGTTTTGTTACAGGCAGGTGCAAATATAAGCGCCACCAATTTTGCCGAACAAACGCCACTAATACGATCTATTTTATTCACCAATAACTACGACCGACGGACATTCCCCAAAGTAGTTGATCTACTACGCGATACTATCCTGTATGTGGATTCACATAAACAGACAGTTCTTCATCACATTGCTTCCACCACGTCGTCAAGATCCAAGCTGTCATCAACCAGATATTATACTGAGATTATTCTTGCTAAGCTATTAGAAATTAAGAGCTTGCAAGTTGTCACGGATTTCGTTAATCTTCAGGATGAGAATGGTGATACTGCTCTTCACATAGCTGCTAGAAATGGAGCTCGGAAGTGCGTCAAAGTGCTATTCCACTATAATGCTCGTGCTGACATTGTGAATAATAATGGACGAACGACGCAGGAGTATATTTCCGAATATGAAGCGCAGCGACAACAGCTACTTAAGCAAGCGGATGGTTTGGTCCAAGTTAAATCAAATACCTTGCCCGGCCAAATTTCCAGTAATGGACAAGCGGCCGTGAATGGGTATGGTCAGTCAAATGGGACTCCTTCGAACAAATATATGCTGGGTAAACCTAATTCCAATCGTGAACTTAATGCCGCTCCATCACAGTTCGATTCGAATTATCGAGATATCAATGGGTCTGGTTCTGGAGAGGCTAATGGAAATGCAAATGGAACGGTGTATCCTGCTATCGGTAATCCTCATGTTTCTGAGGTTGCAATTTCTGCAACTCAAAGAGTGGCACCATCAATTATTGAAGGACTTGAAGAACTTGCACTGGCGTATGATTCGGAATtacaagaaaaagacagCGACATTGAACAAGTTCGACATTTGCTGGAAAGCATGAAACGAGAGATTACTGAGACCGAGAATGCCATTGAAGAGATTGGGGAACTGCCAGGAGATGAGCAAGTTGTTCAAGCTCGTCTTCAACAGTCAAATGAGCTGGTTAATCAAAGAGCTATGCATTTGCGTAAACTACTTGAACGAACACAATCTCGTGACCTGGCAATGCTTGTTcaagctgaagaagatcgAGCTGGCGCCGAATTGCAAACCAGAGAGCCTACTCTCAATGGAACTGCTACCACGGCTCCTTCTGAAGTGGACcccaaagaagaagtctTATCTCTTGCGTCTACTCTGGCTGACCTTCAAAAGCGTCGTGGAAAGCTTGTAGatgaaattgttgaacTTTGCGCaagtgctggtgctggagaAAAGATGAACGATTATCGTCGCTTGGTCTCACTTTCGTGCGGTGTTAAAGTGGAAGAGATTGATGAGCTTCTTGACGGAATCGCTCAAGCTCTTTTGGCTGACGGAGGTGGCAGCGACGGAGACGACTAA
- the MAK21 gene encoding Mak21p (Constituent of 66S pre-ribosomal particles; required for large (60S) ribosomal subunit biogenesis; acts as part of a Mak21p-Noc2p-Rrp5p module that associates with nascent pre-rRNA during transcription and has a role in bigenesis of the large ribosomal subunit; involved in nuclear export of pre-ribosomes; required for maintenance of dsRNA virus; homolog of human CAATT-binding protein; GO_component: GO:0030690 - Noc1p-Noc2p complex [Evidence IPI] [PMID 11371346]; GO_component: GO:0005730 - nucleolus [Evidence IEA]; GO_component: GO:0005634 - nucleus [Evidence IEA]; GO_component: GO:0030687 - preribosome, large subunit precursor [Evidence IDA] [PMID 23209026]; GO_component: GO:0030687 - preribosome, large subunit precursor [Evidence IDA] [PMID 23212245]; GO_function: GO:0003729 - mRNA binding [Evidence IDA] [PMID 23222640]; GO_process: GO:0000027 - ribosomal large subunit assembly [Evidence IMP] [PMID 9786894]; GO_process: GO:0042273 - ribosomal large subunit biogenesis [Evidence IMP] [PMID 23209026]; GO_process: GO:0042254 - ribosome biogenesis [Evidence IEA]), whose protein sequence is MSAEAPVIALDKLADKVKKISAGKTNDRPKKKDSKDKRAKKDTKDQTKKSENQKPQNEESELNDSLLKEVEALGGSKADLDLINGLDDSGSDSEIEVTVASKPDSKLNNDLSKFMSELGLPSEPEVVEDEETVVNVSSKSTEPTDNAETTPKEKKNKTKEEEKQKKREEKQKKKEEKKKKEEKEKAKAKEAAVSQTRTEKAAVPAPQSILEKKSTNNSRGVISNEIINHAKYIHPGQLVLEPRTEWYSHDLEPPAEESTLDQDQINVLFSKAKALLQKENDIYVHDNIKSTSQKQFLSQLLTAGTLSDKISALTLLIQESPIHSVKYFDTMIGLCRKKSRGSALQAVAALKDIFISGVLPNRKLKWFKNQPLTASTPVSWLIIWAFEDWLKQYFFTLLQALETLSHDPVVFIRSNAVLHIIDLLKAKPEQEVNLLRLGVNKLGDSDRKVASRVSYLLLQLEQAHPAMKGIVVESISELVFRTGTDYHARYYSVITLNQTILAHKDTEVANNLIKIYLSLFERLLAEWDRDSGRIKPEEPAKKVKKPRWKNKGNKGKHGGERQEAKTTEAVKEEENAKITSAILTGLNRAYPFSALPKDVFDTHIDTLYRVTHSANFNTSVQALMLIFQISKSEQRLTDRYYRTLYESLLDPRLATSSKLRLYLNLLFKSLREDTNTARIKAFAKRLLQMSSSWLSIGVVAAVIFLVNELFKLRDIKDIISEETKESEKIYDGRARDPLYSNSENSKLWEIIPLSNHFHPTVVVYALGLLNNDPSLAKPDLDLHSFSHFLDRFVYKNPRQKTTSKGGSIMQPLAGADPNGFLGIGGSSKSAVNSIDWKNTNLEDVDASERFFHQYFANRREKAAKSEKIEGELSDNEDEVWDALVNSRPDIEGEDAEDEDLSGFSDEDLSDGDLSDMSIDDEDLDEEDLEDDEKSADEDDAEGEDSDAEPLTLDDFDDVDGLIGSDEEVDENDSEEEEEEEEEEEDKQVGSKKRALERPEGKKSKKAKLKDLPVFASVDDYAQYLDSSDEDYS, encoded by the coding sequence ATGTCTGCAGAAGCTCCGGTTATAGCTCTCGACAAGCTTGCCGACAAGGTGAAGAAAATCTCGGCTGGCAAAACCAACGACAggccaaagaagaaagattCTAAAGATAAAAGAGCGAAGAAAGATACTAAAGATCAAACTAAGAAAAGCGAGAATCAAAAGCCACAAAACGAAGAATCTGAGTTGAATGACAGTTTATTGAAGGAAGTTGAGGCTCTGGGAGGATCTAAAGCTGATCTTGATCTTATCAACGGTTTAGACGATTCAGGTAGTGATTCAGAAATTGAAGTTACTGTAGCTTCCAAGCCAGATTCGAAATTGAACAATGATCTTTCTAAGTTTATGTCGGAGTTGGGACTTCCTTCTGAGCCtgaggttgttgaggatgaagaaacAGTAGTAAACGTTTCATCCAAGTCTACAGAGCCAACTGATAACGCTGAGACCACCCcaaaggaaaagaaaaataaaactaaagaagaagagaagcaaaagaagagagaagagaagcagaagaagaaggaagagaaaaagaagaaagaggaaaaagaaaaggctAAGGCAAAAGAAGCCGCTGTTTCACAGACTAGAACTGAGAAAGCAGCAGTTCCAGCTCCACAGTCGATcctggaaaaaaaatcaaccaaCAATTCCAGGGGTGTTATTTCTAACGAGATTATCAACCATGCGAAATATATTCATCCAGGCCAATTGGTTTTGGAACCTCGCACAGAATGGTACTCACATGATTTGGAACCCCCAGCTGAAGAATCCACACTGGATCAGGACCAAATCAATGTTTTATTTTCCAAAGCCAaggctcttcttcaaaaggAGAACGATATTTATGTCCATGATAATATCAAGTCTACCTCTCAGAAACAATTCTTGTCTCAACTTTTAACTGCCGGTACTCTTTCGGATAAAATCAGTGCTTTGACCCTGTTAATCCAAGAGTCCCCAATCCATTCAGTTAAGTACTTTGATACTATGATTGGATTGTGTCGCAAAAAGTCTCGAGGAAGTGCATTACAAGCTGTGGCAGCTCTTAAAGATATCTTTATTAGTGGAGTTTTGCCCAACCGCAAGTTGAAATGGTTCAAGAACCAGCCTTTGACTGCTAGTACGCCGGTTAGCTGGTTGATTATATGGGCTTTTGAAGATTGGTTAAAACAGTACTTTTTTACCCTATTACAAGCTTTGGAAACTCTCAGTCACGATCCAGTTGTGTTTATTCGTTCGAATGCCGTTTTGCATATTATTGACCTGTTAAAGGCCAAGCCAGAGCAAGAGGTCAATCTCCTCAGACTTGGTGTTAACAAACTTGGTGATTCTGATAGAAAGGTAGCATCGCGTGTTTCATATCTTTTACTACAGTTGGAACAAGCGCATCCTGCTATGAAGGGCATTGTTGTAGAATCTATTTCTGAACTCGTGTTCAGAACTGGAACCGATTACCACGCTAGATACTATTCTGTCATCACCTTGAATCAGACCATTTTAGCTCACAAAGACACTGAGGTCGCTAATAACCTGATTAAGATTTACCTGTCTCTCTTTGAAAGACTGTTAGCTGAATGGGACAGGGATTCAGGCCGCATCAAACCAGAAGAGCCTGCAAAGAAGGTCAAGAAGCCCAGATGGAAAAACAAGGGTAACAAAGGAAAGCATGGTGGAGAGCGACAGGAAGCTAAGACTACCGAAGCTGTCAAGGAAGAGGAGAATGCTAAGATTACTAGTGCCATTCTGACTGGTTTGAACAGAGCATACCCATTCTCCGCTTTGCCAAAGGATGTTTTCGACACTCATATCGACACTTTGTATAGAGTCACACATTCAGCTAATTTCAACACATCGGTTCAGGCTTTGATGCTCATCTTCCAAATTTCGAAATCTGAGCAACGTTTAACTGATAGATACTATAGAACCCTGTATGAAAGTTTACTGGATCCTCGTCTGGCAACTTCCTCAAAGCTTAGATTGTACCTTAATCTGCTCTTCAAATCCCTTCGTGAAGATACAAACACAGCTCGTATTAAAGCTTTTGCTAAGAGATTACTTCAGATGTCTAGCAGTTGGTTGAGTATTGGTGTTGTAGCTGCAGTTATCTTTCTTGTTAATGAGCTTTTCAAGCTTCGTGATATCAAAGATATTATCAGTGAAGAAACTAAggaaagtgaaaaaatttATGATGGTCGCGCTAGAGATCCCTTGTACTCCAACTCCGAAAATTCAAAGCTATGGGAAATCATTCCTTTGTCAAATCACTTCCACCCAACTGTCGTTGTATATGCACTCGGTTTGTTGAACAATGACCCTTCACTTGCTAAACCCGATCTCGATTTGCACTCTTTCAGCCACTTTTTGGATAGATTCGTCTATAAGAATCCTCGTCAAAAGACCACATCCAAGGGAGGAAGTATCATGCAACCtcttgctggtgctgaccCCAATGGTTTCCTGGGAATTGGTGGATCTTCAAAATCCGCTGTCAATTCCATTGACTGGAAAAACACCAATCTCGAAGATGTCGACGCCAGTGAACGATTCTTCCACCAATACTTTGCCAATCGTCGTGAGAAGGCTGCCAAATCTGAGAAGATTGAAGGTGAACTCAGTGATAACGAAGATGAGGTTTGGGATGCTTTGGTTAATAGTCGACCTGATATTGAAGGTGAGGACGCCGAGGATGAAGACCTTTCCGGATTTAGTGATGAAGATTTGTCTGATGGTGATTTATCTGACATGAgcattgatgatgaagatttGGACGAAGAGGATCTTGAGGATGACGAAAAATCTGccgatgaagatgatgctgaaggAGAAGATTCTGATGCCGAACCATTAACTTTGGACGATTTCGACGATGTTGATGGCTTGATTGGTAGCGATGAGGaggttgatgagaatgacagtgaagaggaagaagaagaagaagaagaagaagaggacaAACAGGTAGGATCCAAAAAGCGAGCCCTTGAACGACCAGAAGgaaagaagagcaagaaagCCAAGCTCAAGGATCTCCCTGTATTTGCATCTGTCGATGATTACGCTCAATATCTCGACTCGTCTGACGAAGACTACAGTTAG